The DNA sequence GTAGTGAGTATTTCTTGTGACCATTTATATGCGctcaaaaaaattcattttgacTTCCTTCATCCATCTATAAATTTGTTCAGCCAGCTGCCTAAGTAGCATATTACCATGTTTTACTTATTTGGCTTTTTAACGCTTCATTTACATCAATACCCACCCTGATATGCATTTGTTCTGATGGTCCTTCACTGTTGCAATTTTATTGGGTTTGATGggcttctcattggtgattTACTTCCATGAGACGTCAGTTCTCTAGTTTGGAGCTTTGAATCCTCTTGTATTGTGTGGTCTTATTGCCATACAGAGCTAGGCCTTTTTAGAAGAGATACCGGAAGAATGGGGTTTTGAATAATCTGGAGTGCGCATGCTGTGCAGGCATAGCAGTAGAATGTGCAGCTCTGAAAATTAGTTTGTTCTGAGGTTTTTTCTCCCGGACTTGCACAATGTCATTAGAGATAATGGATCAACGGGGTTTGTCACCGTCATCTTTCTTTTATGAGGAAATGCGATTTCCTGCTGAGGTATGGGTGGCCTAAAGGCTGTGTTTGAGTTACATTCCAACATTagctttttgtttttaattatttaGCAGTTGATAATGTTTTACATTGTTGAAATGTCAATCCTTCTCTAGCTTTGGGATTTGCATTTTTTCCGTTTTTcttgtttgtttggagttttgGTTTATGTTGTTCACATATATTTTTCCTTCTATCTTGCTTCAATGGCAGAGGCACATTGGATTTTGGAAACCTGAAAGCATGCCTAATCAGCATGGTGAGTATTTATTTTTGGAGgattgtttttgttgtttgggCCATGAAGACaatcctttatatataattcgTGATCATTGAAAATACAATGCAGTTTTAGCAATTGCTTTATTAGGAAACAAATCTTGTTCAAATTGTAATTTATTATCTCCAATAACTATCTTTTGTAAAAAtctccaatatatatatatatatatatattttgtcttGGATcctgattattattttttgtttggtaaaAGATCCTAGTTAATTTAAGATGAATGAAATTGCATGCATCAAATGTTTACCCAAATGTCTTTATTTCAGATGGACCTTGTGTAGGTTGGCTGAACTGGAAAAGATTCCATGACATGGCTTTCCATCATTTTTGGGTGTTATAAAAACTCTGATTACATTCCAAGGTTAGACCTTCAGATTGGGATTCAAACAATATAACAGATGTAGTGAAGGCTTTACATTCAAGAAGTAATTCCCATCACATGATGAATGTGGTGGCATTAAATTATACATGGAAAAAAAGTGCAGATTATTTGTCACTCACCATGCCATAAGTTTTCGCTATTAATGAATGAATAATTATCCAGAACTGATAGTTTATAAATGGAGACACTTGGCCTCTTCCTTAGGGTTAATAGAATCCTTCCAATCTTCTCATGATGGTATCTTATTGGTGGCATTTAAGTGCTTTAATATGTGTTATATTCCATGCCAACAAGATATAAAGAAATACATGGGGCTTGCTAGGATGCTCATGATCTGttcccaagggtataagaacCTTTTTTTTCCCGGTTTTTGAAAGGACGTATCCCATGCATAGGGTCTgcggagggtcataatgtacgcagccttgcCCCTGCTCcatggataatttttttttttttttgctttttaaaCTAGGTAAAAATGTATTTTCTGAACCTGGAGCAGTTGGGGAGGGTGTTTCAGCTGAGCTCACTGTATGCATTCACGAGTTTGACGTGGCAGGAAAACCAGCATTGGATCCTCTTTGTGGAACGTTATTTGTTCCATCTGTCTTTTACAGCTTTCGCGATAAGGCTTTCGCAACGCTCCATCGGATCAAAGCATGAATCATTCCACTTTAAAAGAATCTGTAATTGAGCGTTGTTTCCTGGGGgcattataattttttcttctggtACTTTAACCAAAAGAGGACCTCTTAGGCTTAAAGGTTACCGTTCCAACCATGGGCTACATGCGATCCAGATGGCACTATTGTTGGTGATATTGCTGGAAAACGTGAATTGGCGAAATTTAATAAGTAAATATTTTATTCAAATGTGTTTATATGAGTTCTCTCTTACCTAGAGAAATCTCATGATGCAATTTCTTGTCTTCTGGAAGTGCTATGAATTTGGCTGTTGCCTGGGTTTTGATGAGTCTTTGTTAGAGGAGAATAGTGCAGGAATGAGGCCATGAAACATAGTCGCAAGCAAACAAGGCTGCAGACTTGGATCTGTAATTGAGACCTCATCAAGGGGAACTTTGGTATTGCCAATGCAAATTTGGTCTCacttttttggcatttttttttttgttggaaactGAACATCTTAAGGCGGTTTTATCTTGTTACTTACATGCTTCATAGGAATGTATCTTTACTGctgttgttttcttctctttgtatTATTCCTTTTGCGTGTGTGTCAGGGGGGAGGGTGTTGCTTTGAAGAGGTCCTGCCATGGTGAATATGTTTTATTTCAGAAAACTACAATCTTGTTACTAATTGATTTTCTAATATGCTTGTTTCATATAATCTTTACTGCCTCCAccctaatgcaggagtagattacaagtaactaactccgtagtttataaccccaaacaatacaataggagtaagaaacaaagaaataatatcatcaaataaatccccaaggatacaatacccatataggagcaaaaccagcccaaacctaacccgataggagagagagaggtatggctaaggctgtaggagtccgattgagttgcactcttgggcatagatagtccttaggagggtacaaaaacccccaaagttgagaggattccgattgttggttgtgaagttacaagctttcttgattttctgacctaggagagaaaactgagaagaaccttcaagaacagcaactgaatgcttccaatagtgactaggtaaggatcgtggggacccttatgaggcctggaatactctgattgaagacctggctgaacatggtacaaaagagagaaagagaggagatcgatcgatctctctcctattcccactaggattgctaaTCGGTTATGATTTTTGgggacttttatcaaaatctgaactatacctcttgaatgttacaacaaataaaataaaaaagaagaataaaacaaatgaggggttgagaagggtgaaagagaataaaggaagtggctatctcagcctgggcttctcacccacagctatctcagctgttctaagcatttagttgcaaactttctttcataaatgcaaactttctttcattcaaatctgtccaataatggtacatatgcctctctatttatagaggggaagtttacaatcatactaatattaggagctagtttcccaataggactagacactcctactacaactaggagatAGTTTCCCAATatgactagacactcctactataactaggaattcaaaataggactaggacttgattttatgactccaacatggagtaagactaactaactaatagtccacataggactttacaaccaattaatggcctaatgggcctttattgaattaaataacaactaattaaactaatgaataaaatcccgttttcctaccttctactcatattttaggcccattaaagtggtcaatttcaaagaaaacccatgggatcaaaggcccaacacatacataacacaacccaaggcttatttgcaataaaataagcccaagtgacttatctacatcacaccCCCTTCTGGTAATGTTTGGGTTTCAGTGATTTCCCATAACAACCAAGCTGGATACTACTAACATTTAGAGCATTTAGATAATTTTGGAGATGagttttcatttccttcttcctttttaattGTCTTATGGCTGTTTCGTGTTACCTTTCTTTAGGAGTGGGGATCCCTGGAGAATCACGAACATCAGGCATCATATCAGCTACGCTACCGCAGGAGAAACTAGTGCCAGTGGGTGCACAACCAATTGAATGCTTGGAACTTCCTCAGACTTATCTGGTTAGAGACCAAAAAGTGAAGCTTAGCTTAGAGCGGCCTGTGGTAGGAGCAGAGAGAACTGCCAATCTTTTTTTGACATCATGGGGATCTATGGACCAGCAGGATGCAGGAACCAGGTCCAGCTTGTATGTGCAGCCAGCATCTTATATTGTGGAAGGGAACAAGATTGATGTTAATGGGGCTCGATATGAGAAAGGTCTCTTCTCAAGTTCGTTATCAGAAATATTTTCTAAGAAGTGTAAGTTTTGCTTTTCCAAATTGATGCTTAGTCACAGCCCATGTATAATTACGGCTTCTGGCTTTTTCTGTTTCAATTATTATCTGGTTACAACTACACTCTTAGTGCATCAATATCTGGAATCAGTTTATTTTTCTCTATCTAGTTTGTTTGCTTGAGCTATTGAATTTCTTTGCATGTTATATTCCTCATTGATTTAATtaacttttttctattttgggtaAATGTTGTATTGCGATTGTCAGCAAATGATGTTCTAGTTGGACATTCTGTTGACATCATTGCCTCTCACTACGAGGAAGAGCCATTTGAATCCCTCGAAGAAATCGAGGCCCAAACCATTGGCAACCTCCTTCCTGATGATGACGATTTGCTTTCTGGGGTTATTGATAAGATTGAGTATATAGCTCAACCCAATAGTAGGATTGAAATAGAAGATTTTGATCTGTTCAGTAGTGGTGGAGGTATGGAACTGGAGGGAGATGATGGTTCCTCTGGGGTCCAAAGGAACACTGATTTTTCTGGCGGAATTTTGAATGGTCAGCTGGGGGATTCTAATAATTCTATTGCTGGGGAACACCCTTATGGAGAACGTCCGTCAAGAACACTTTTTGTTAGAAATATCAATAGCAATGTTGAAGACTCTGAGTTGAAGGCTTTATTCGAGGTACGTAAAACTTTCCATGATTTAAATGTCTTGATGATTTGGATCATCGAGTGTTGAGGTTTCTCAATCATCagctaattttattttatttttatttgtgtgCAGCAATATGGAGACATCCGTACTCTTTATACAGCCTGCAAGCATCGTGGTTTTGTAATGATTTCTTATTATGATATAAGAGCAGCTCGCAATGCAATGAGAGCACTTCAAAACAAGCCATTGAGACGCAGGAAGCTTGACATACACTTCTCAATTCCAAAGGTAGGCTTGTGTGCTGTGCTACCCTTTCTCATGCATGTGTGATTTCATTGTTGTGCCAACTGCAATGCAATCTAGCAAATCCTCaagggagagaagaaaaggaaatttagTGACTGTTAATTTTGGCAGCACCTTAAGTTGTGGTCACATAATTCTTCATATATTGTGCCAGCAAAATCTCTaagtgagaaaagagaagaaattttagTGGCTGTCAATTTTGGCTGCAGCTTAAGTTGTCATCACATAATTCTTTGTATATCATGCTTAGGATCTTCTGCTTCAACATATCATCTGATCTGCATGCCTTCAAATTATATTGGTTGCATGATATATTGGCTTGTCAATTGCTTGTTGGCAGGATAACCCATCTGAGAAAGATATTAACCAGGGTACACTGGTGGTGTTCAACTTAGATTCGTCTGTTTCGAATGAGGAACTTCATCAGATTTTTGGTGTTTATGGAGAAATTAAGGAGGTACTATGGTTGTTCAATATTTGTGCTGCACTATTCCCCCCAAATCCCCACCCGCcaacacacacacgcacacacaaaaAGTATAGAATATCACTAACTTAGCTAGTTCTTATTTCTAATATGCAGATCCGTGAAACTCCACATAAGCGCCACCACAAATTTATCGAGTTCTATGATGTTAGGGCTGCAGAAGCTGCACTTCGTGCATTGAACAGAAGTGATATTGCAGGGAAGTGTATCAAGCTTGAGCCAAGCCGCCCTGGTGGGGCAAGACGGTGGTATTGTCCAAGGAAattcacttttattttctttcgtGTATTTAACCTGTTGATTGAGATGCAAGTTTGAGAGAAAACCTTGCTGGGCATGAGGGGGAGCAGGGGTATCAGGACTCTATGCTGATCCTTGCAGATAGGATCTGTCAAATGAGAAACTTCGGGATACGGTTTTCTGTTTTGACCTCCGGTTTTGCTTTTTTATTGCTCTACcatctgtttttttttggtgggtgggCAATTTTTGTCTAATTTTGCCACtgcaattatgaaaattttaactgGAATATTTTTCTTTGCAGTTTGATGCAACAATTTTCTCCAGAGCTAGAGCAAGAAGAATTCATTGAATGTCAGCAACAGGGCAGCCCTCCTAATAAATCACCATCAGGTTGCTTTGGTATTTCTCTTGCCTGATAACACCTCTAATTTGTAGTATGCTGCTCCAAAAGAAAATACTTGTTTACTGTCTTACATGGCATCTTTTACAGTACCAGTTCCACTTGGAGCAATTGCATCTACTTGCATGGAAAATGGAGTGATCCAGGGTCCAAACACTACAATTCGACCACCTATGAGTCCATTCATTGAAAATGCTTTGCACTATGGAATCTCTTCTAGTGTACCAAATACAATACCATCCCCAGTGAGAGTTTCATCAGTTGGTAATCAATCTGGTCTAGGTGAGCTCAGCCACTCATTTGGGCCAATGAAGTTTGGTTTCCAAGGTATCCAAATGTATCCCCATTCACTTCCAGATTATCATGATGGGTTAGCTAGTAGCATGCCCTACAATTCTCCTGGCACCATGGCAGCGAATATCAATCTCAGACCTTCAGAGGGCAATGGTAAGAGAGACATCCACAGAATAGGGTCAAATAGGCACTCAATTGAACTTAATGAAGGTCTTATGTGCAAATTAATTATtcaattttacttttctttaaTGATACCAGTATCCTGCCATTATATTCACCGATGAATGCAAAAAAGCATATAATGAAGACAGGAAGATGCACTAGAAAGTAAATCCAAGGTCCAATTGAAGTAGAAATATGGAAAATCTACTAACCAAACTGATATGCTTGAGGCATAGTGGTACAAACATAATGAAAATACAGTGTCGCACCAGATGCACGTGTATTCATCGATGAGGGACAGCAACAGGAAACACCTGATGCATGTGCAAACTGGTGGGACTGTAATTTTGTTAGTCCACCTTATATCCTGACATCCTGTAGCctgaattattttattcaatCAACATATGATCACCTGAGTTATGTATTCTTTTTGGCCAATAAGCAATTCAGGACAATGTTAATATTTGTTATAGGGATCATTTAATTTGGTATTGCCAGTGAGATATCTTGAACGGGTCATTCCCTCtatgtgtttgctttgtttcTGCTCTGTTCTTTGTGTGCTGTACTTACCCAGATTGGACAATTTTACTTATTCTATAATGTGGAGACAAAAAGGCTTGTCGCTTCTCGACTTTGCCGATGGATGACTTTGTGTCTAACCTGGACTTCCGATTCCCATTCAACTGCTCATTTGTTTCTCTTATGCTTAATTATTTCAGATTCAAAAAAGTCATCGTCATAGATATCAAGGTGGTGCCTAGGTGACACCTAGGCGATAAGGCGGATCAGCCTGGACTGGTGCCTTGGTCTCCTAGGCGGCGCCTTGATGCCTTGTTGGTTTCGCCTTGATATTTTACCATCCTCCATTGCCTTCTGTCCTTGATAACCTTGGTCATCATTGCATGGACAAAATTGAGAGGCTTATctctttattagttttttttttttttttttcaaataaagatGTTTCCAATGTTTTGCCAGATATAGTTTCTGTTTCCTCTATTTTTGCTTTGTAACTAATAGATCTTCTCTTTGTCAGTGTTCGGTTCTTCTGGAAATGGGAGCCACCCACTTCATGGACATCATAATATGTGGAGTAATTCCAACTCATATCACCCTCATCTTCCAGCACCAGTGATGTGGCCAAATTCATCTTCATTTGTCCATGATCTTAATGTTCACCCCCCAGCACAACTTCATGGAATTGCAAGATCACCTTCTCATATGATGAGCACAGTTCTACCTATACACTACCACCACCATGTGGGCTCGGCACCGGCTGTCAATCACTCCCTTTGGGAAAGGCGACATACCTATGCAGGAGAGTCTCCTGATGGGTCCAGTTTCCATCCAGGTTCTCTTGGGAGTATGGGGTTTTCTGGTAGTTCTAACTTGCGTCCTCTGGAACTTGCTTCTCATAACGTCTTTCATCTTGGTGGCAACTGTATGGACCCATCATTTCCTTCAACGGGTGTTGGAATGCACTCACCGCAGCAGCGATGCCATATGTTTCCTAGCCGAAACCCAATGGTTCCCATGCCAAGCTCATTTGATGGTCCTAATGAGCGAATTCGGAGCCGTAGGAGTGAAGGTGGATCCAGTCAGATAGACAACAAGAAACAATATGAACTTGTTATTGATCGAATAGTGCGTGGGGAAGACACCCGAACAACTCTTATGATAAAGAACATTCCTAACAAGTATGTAAATGAACACTTGCTTCTCTTACTTTTTTGGGTATTTGTTCCATGCCATTCCCCccatcctcccccccccccccttttggaGCCTGCATGACAGGGAGACCACATTTTACAAAATTTGGCTATTAAAGTTGTGTCAGATGCAACAGTAATGGGTTTGAATTTTACTGGAACTTCTCTTTTAGTGTGGAACACTGCAATAGAAAATTGACATATTTTGGGTTGTTgaaatccaaaatttcagccaaaatGAGTGCAGTTTCCCCTTTTCTTGTGTATTTTACTATGCAATTAGTTTATTATTCAATTTTTACCATTGGTCACTTGacttactttctactttctctgaaaaagaaagaaacttatGTTTTTGTTGATAGGATCAATCTTTTGTTGGTATAGTCTCTGCTTTAGTTTATTTATGAGGTATTTAGTTGTgttaaatcaaataaaatatccATATACTTGAACAAAATTGAgatatttcagaaaaaaactgGGTCAATCTGAAACTTGCACCTCTTACAACTGTCATTGTTtttgggtggtttttttttttttttgggtgggggtgggggggggggattaaaCCTGTCATTACTTTTGCCAAGACATCTTCTATTTTCTGCATGCTTTGGTTTCAAGATATTTTCTATTTATACATATTTTATTGTGAATCGGCTTATTGTAAACACATCCTTTTTATGTTGTACACCCGCATGGATTAGGTCATGCTTGTTTGATATCTGATGTACATCCAATGACCTCTATGATTCTGTAGTGGGTTTGCTGAAGACTGAAGTCACCATGTCAGTCTGTCTTGACACTTTATATGAGTGTCAGACATGGAGAAATTCCAATTTGCTTGTTACATTATCTGGGTGAAACTAATACTGGTCAACGGTTATTGGTTCATGAACATGCCTTGGTGCAATCTGGAAGATTATAAAGACATATAAACAGCGTAGAAAAATTGAAATGGAATTTAAAACTGTAGATACGCATTCCCATGGCTTAGAAGAAAGAATGGAAACAAATCTTGAgctcttttattcctttctctTCAATTATTTGTCAGTTATCTATTTCATATTGTTCTGTTTTTCCTaatggttttcctttttcttataaaaaaaaaaaaaagaacgaaaaaaaaaactcaaaatgaaaatatcatccTGTGAGCATTGGAATAGCAATATTATCCTTAGTGTAGTGTTTACCAAAAAGACATTGTGGAACATTTTTTGCCTTGAGCAAATCTGAAAGCAAAACTAGAAGAGTGACTTGTGAACTTTGTGGCTCTGGGTATCCAAGCGAGCCATTTCCTTCCTTGCCTTTCACCTTGGTTACCCAGAACTTGATCTTGTTCATGTTCCAACGTCAACTGTCCAGTTATTAgttttgctctctttttttttgttttttttttttttttgggNNNNNNNNNNNNNNNNNNNNNNNNNNNNNNNNNNNNNNNNNNNNGTGGGGGGTGAGTTTTTTCCTATttgcttttttctttaattctaaGGTCAGCTTAACTGCAATAATGTGTATCATACCTTGTGGACTGATCTTTGGCCAGGAGACTTGCCAGTCTGGGTCATTAAATTgtcttttcatcattttttgtaCTCTCTTTCCCGCCCCCATCCCCAAAAGTAGAAAACATATTCCATGCTAATGTGGAGTGTGTTTCTTTTCTCCCTCATTGTCCTCTCTGCCTGTTTGATTGATGTGGTTATGATTGTAGGTATACTTCGAAGATGCTTTTGGCTGCAATTGATGAACAACATCGAGGAACTTACGATTTCATTTATTTGCCAATTGATTTCAAGGCAAGTGAAGTAATTGTTCTTGGTCATCAAAttgttcttttaatttttggggGTGGTTGCAGTTGGATTTCTTTTTGGTGGGAAGAAAACAGTACTGGCAATCCTTCATTTTATTGTTTCCCAGCTGACTCAGTTTTTAACATATTTGTTTATAGAACAAGTGCAATGTGGGTTATGCTTTCATCAACATGATTGATCCTCTCCACATTAGTCATTTCTATCAGGTTTGCTCCTTGTACACTTCAATAAAGTGTGAAACTACTTTACATGAGGAAACAGTGGAAACAaacttggtttttcttttttacattaATACAGACATTCAATGGTAAAAAATGGGAGAAGTTCAATAGTGAAAAGGTGGCATCACTTGCATATGCTCGTATCCAGGGAAAGGCTGCTCTTATTTCCCATTTCCAGAATTCAAGCTTGATGAATGAAGATAAACG is a window from the Macadamia integrifolia cultivar HAES 741 chromosome 5, SCU_Mint_v3, whole genome shotgun sequence genome containing:
- the LOC122079473 gene encoding protein MEI2-like 4 isoform X7, coding for MSLEIMDQRGLSPSSFFYEEMRFPAERHIGFWKPESMPNQHGVGIPGESRTSGIISATLPQEKLVPVGAQPIECLELPQTYLVRDQKVKLSLERPVVGAERTANLFLTSWGSMDQQDAGTRSSLYVQPASYIVEGNKIDVNGARYEKGLFSSSLSEIFSKKSNDVLVGHSVDIIASHYEEEPFESLEEIEAQTIGNLLPDDDDLLSGVIDKIEYIAQPNSRIEIEDFDLFSSGGGMELEGDDGSSGVQRNTDFSGGILNGQLGDSNNSIAGEHPYGERPSRTLFVRNINSNVEDSELKALFEQYGDIRTLYTACKHRGFVMISYYDIRAARNAMRALQNKPLRRRKLDIHFSIPKDNPSEKDINQGTLVVFNLDSSVSNEELHQIFGVYGEIKEIRETPHKRHHKFIEFYDVRAAEAALRALNRSDIAGKCIKLEPSRPGGARRLMQQFSPELEQEEFIECQQQGSPPNKSPSGCFVFGSSGNGSHPLHGHHNMWSNSNSYHPHLPAPVMWPNSSSFVHDLNVHPPAQLHGIARSPSHMMSTVLPIHYHHHVGSAPAVNHSLWERRHTYAGESPDGSSFHPGSLGSMGFSGSSNLRPLELASHNVFHLGGNCMDPSFPSTGVGMHSPQQRCHMFPSRNPMVPMPSSFDGPNERIRSRRSEGGSSQIDNKKQYELVIDRIVRGEDTRTTLMIKNIPNKYTSKMLLAAIDEQHRGTYDFIYLPIDFKNKCNVGYAFINMIDPLHISHFYQTFNGKKWEKFNSEKVASLAYARIQGKAALISHFQNSSLMNEDKRCRPILFHSDGPNAGDQVPFPMGINIRSRPSKSETSGNEEDHQGSPSTSANGEESSNGVDSTSGSAKDLE
- the LOC122079473 gene encoding protein MEI2-like 4 isoform X4, which encodes MSLEIMDQRGLSPSSFFYEEMRFPAERHIGFWKPESMPNQHGVGIPGESRTSGIISATLPQEKLVPVGAQPIECLELPQTYLVRDQKVKLSLERPVVGAERTANLFLTSWGSMDQQDAGTRSSLYVQPASYIVEGNKIDVNGARYEKGLFSSSLSEIFSKKSNDVLVGHSVDIIASHYEEEPFESLEEIEAQTIGNLLPDDDDLLSGVIDKIEYIAQPNSRIEIEDFDLFSSGGGMELEGDDGSSGVQRNTDFSGGILNGQLGDSNNSIAGEHPYGERPSRTLFVRNINSNVEDSELKALFEQYGDIRTLYTACKHRGFVMISYYDIRAARNAMRALQNKPLRRRKLDIHFSIPKDNPSEKDINQGTLVVFNLDSSVSNEELHQIFGVYGEIKEIRETPHKRHHKFIEFYDVRAAEAALRALNRSDIAGKCIKLEPSRPGGARRLMQQFSPELEQEEFIECQQQGSPPNKSPSVPVPLGAIASTCMENGVIQGPNTTIRPPMSPFIENALHYGISSSVPNTIPSPVRVSSVGNQSGLGELSHSFGPMKFGFQGIQMYPHSLPDYHDGLASSMPYNSPGTMAANINLRPSEGNVFGSSGNGSHPLHGHHNMWSNSNSYHPHLPAPVMWPNSSSFVHDLNVHPPAQLHGIARSPSHMMSTVLPIHYHHHVGSAPAVNHSLWERRHTYAGESPDGSSFHPGSLGSMGFSGSSNLRPLELASHNVFHLGGNCMDPSFPSTGVGMHSPQQRCHMFPSRNPMVPMPSSFDGPNERIRSRRSEGGSSQIDNKKQYELVIDRIVRGEDTRTTLMIKNIPNKYTSKMLLAAIDEQHRGTYDFIYLPIDFKNKCNVGYAFINMIDPLHISHFYQTFNGKKWEKFNSEKVASLAYARIQGKAALISHFQNSSLMNEDKRCRPILFHSDGPNAGDQVPFPMGINIRSRPSKSETSGNEEDHQGSPSTSANGEESSNGVDSTSGSAKDLE
- the LOC122079473 gene encoding protein MEI2-like 4 isoform X3; this translates as MSLEIMDQRGLSPSSFFYEEMRFPAERHIGFWKPESMPNQHGVGIPGESRTSGIISATLPQEKLVPVGAQPIECLELPQTYLVRDQKVKLSLERPVVGAERTANLFLTSWGSMDQQDAGTRSSLYVQPASYIVEGNKIDVNGARYEKGLFSSSLSEIFSKKSNDVLVGHSVDIIASHYEEEPFESLEEIEAQTIGNLLPDDDDLLSGVIDKIEYIAQPNSRIEIEDFDLFSSGGGMELEGDDGSSGVQRNTDFSGGILNGQLGDSNNSIAGEHPYGERPSRTLFVRNINSNVEDSELKALFEQYGDIRTLYTACKHRGFVMISYYDIRAARNAMRALQNKPLRRRKLDIHFSIPKDNPSEKDINQGTLVVFNLDSSVSNEELHQIFGVYGEIKEIRETPHKRHHKFIEFYDVRAAEAALRALNRSDIAGKCIKLEPSRPGGARRCLMQQFSPELEQEEFIECQQQGSPPNKSPSVPVPLGAIASTCMENGVIQGPNTTIRPPMSPFIENALHYGISSSVPNTIPSPVRVSSVGNQSGLGELSHSFGPMKFGFQGIQMYPHSLPDYHDGLASSMPYNSPGTMAANINLRPSEGNVFGSSGNGSHPLHGHHNMWSNSNSYHPHLPAPVMWPNSSSFVHDLNVHPPAQLHGIARSPSHMMSTVLPIHYHHHVGSAPAVNHSLWERRHTYAGESPDGSSFHPGSLGSMGFSGSSNLRPLELASHNVFHLGGNCMDPSFPSTGVGMHSPQQRCHMFPSRNPMVPMPSSFDGPNERIRSRRSEGGSSQIDNKKQYELVIDRIVRGEDTRTTLMIKNIPNKYTSKMLLAAIDEQHRGTYDFIYLPIDFKNKCNVGYAFINMIDPLHISHFYQTFNGKKWEKFNSEKVASLAYARIQGKAALISHFQNSSLMNEDKRCRPILFHSDGPNAGDQVPFPMGINIRSRPSKSETSGNEEDHQGSPSTSANGEESSNGVDSTSGSAKDLE
- the LOC122079473 gene encoding protein MEI2-like 4 isoform X1; amino-acid sequence: MSLEIMDQRGLSPSSFFYEEMRFPAERHIGFWKPESMPNQHGVGIPGESRTSGIISATLPQEKLVPVGAQPIECLELPQTYLVRDQKVKLSLERPVVGAERTANLFLTSWGSMDQQDAGTRSSLYVQPASYIVEGNKIDVNGARYEKGLFSSSLSEIFSKKSNDVLVGHSVDIIASHYEEEPFESLEEIEAQTIGNLLPDDDDLLSGVIDKIEYIAQPNSRIEIEDFDLFSSGGGMELEGDDGSSGVQRNTDFSGGILNGQLGDSNNSIAGEHPYGERPSRTLFVRNINSNVEDSELKALFEQYGDIRTLYTACKHRGFVMISYYDIRAARNAMRALQNKPLRRRKLDIHFSIPKDNPSEKDINQGTLVVFNLDSSVSNEELHQIFGVYGEIKEIRETPHKRHHKFIEFYDVRAAEAALRALNRSDIAGKCIKLEPSRPGGARRCLMQQFSPELEQEEFIECQQQGSPPNKSPSGCFVPVPLGAIASTCMENGVIQGPNTTIRPPMSPFIENALHYGISSSVPNTIPSPVRVSSVGNQSGLGELSHSFGPMKFGFQGIQMYPHSLPDYHDGLASSMPYNSPGTMAANINLRPSEGNVFGSSGNGSHPLHGHHNMWSNSNSYHPHLPAPVMWPNSSSFVHDLNVHPPAQLHGIARSPSHMMSTVLPIHYHHHVGSAPAVNHSLWERRHTYAGESPDGSSFHPGSLGSMGFSGSSNLRPLELASHNVFHLGGNCMDPSFPSTGVGMHSPQQRCHMFPSRNPMVPMPSSFDGPNERIRSRRSEGGSSQIDNKKQYELVIDRIVRGEDTRTTLMIKNIPNKYTSKMLLAAIDEQHRGTYDFIYLPIDFKNKCNVGYAFINMIDPLHISHFYQTFNGKKWEKFNSEKVASLAYARIQGKAALISHFQNSSLMNEDKRCRPILFHSDGPNAGDQVPFPMGINIRSRPSKSETSGNEEDHQGSPSTSANGEESSNGVDSTSGSAKDLE